The following nucleotide sequence is from Deltaproteobacteria bacterium.
GATTCAGGATCGCGAGTTTACCAGAGTGGGCGGCACCGAGCCGATCCGTGTGGTCGTTAGGATCATCTCCGCCACCAATAAAGACATAGAAGAAGCCGTCCGAAAGGGCGAGTTCCGTGAAGATCTCTTTTACCGGCTCAACGTGATCCATCTAAGGCTTCCTAATCTGAGGGAGAGGAAGGACGACATCCCTCTACTGGCTCAGAATTTTCTCAATCTCTTCTCTGCTGAACTCGGCAAGGACATCCGGCAAATCTCCCCCGACGCCATGAAACTCCTCATGAACTATGACTATCCAGGAAACGTCCGGGAACTCCAAAACATGATCGAAAGAGCCGTTGCCCTGGAAAGCTCGAATGTCCTTACCCCTCAGAACCTCTCCTCTTACATAGACGAGCAGCGCGACATGGCCAGGATGGACATAGATCTGGAGATTCCAAGAGAGGGAATCGATCTCGAACAGGTAGTGGAGAACCTAGAGAGAACCCTCCTCCTTAAGGCTCTGCAAAAAACCAGAGGGATAAAGAAGAGAGCGGCCGAGCTTCTCCATATCAATTTCAGATCCATGCGCTATCGATTGGAGAAATACGGCATCGACAACCCAGACGACTCATGAGGATCGCTTGAATCTCCTGGCCAACTCCGGCAGACCGATCTCCAGGCATGCCGGTCTTCCGTGGGGACAGGTGAAGAAAAACCCCTCCTTTTCCATCTCCTCGACAAGCCTCGTCATCTCCTCGTGAGACAACACCTGCCCTGCCCGGATGGCGCCGTGACAGGCTGCTACTTTGAGTACCGTCTCAAAAGCCGCCTCACCTCCCCGGGCTTCCTCTTGCGCCAAACCTCGAAGGATATCCGAGACGATCCGGCGGCTGTCACTCCGGGAGAGGATGGAGGGCACGGACTTGATGGCAACCGTGTTGTGCCCGAAGGGCTCCAGGTCAAAACCGATCCGTTTCAAATCCGAAAAGTAGCGGTTCGCCCCCTCCCATTCTGCAGGGGAGAGTTCCACGGTCTCAGGGAAAAGAAGAGTCTGAACCTCGGGAATACCACCCTCTGCGTCTCTTTTCAGCCGTTCAAAAACGATTCGTTCGTGGGCCGCATGTTGATCCACCAGGATGAGCCCTCCTGAGGATTCACAGACCAAATAGGTCTTTCCGATCTGTCCGAGGATCCTCAGGGAGGTTTTTGTACTGCTGAAGAGCCCTCCATCCGGAGCCCGGGAGTCGACCTTAGCCTCTTGAGGTTCAGCCCCCGGAACAGGACCGTACACGAAGGCCGGTTCTGCCACGGCCAGAGAGTCCGCCCGATGCTCCCCCAGGCCTGCCGGCAAAGGAACAGCCGGGGGCCCTCTCCTCTGCCCGGGCAGGCCGTGGGACAAGCCGATTACTCCCCTATGAATCAGGTCTGTCGAGCGGAAGCGTACTTCGATCTTGGTGGGGTGAACGTTGGCGTCGACATTCCAGAACGGCACATCAAGGAAAAGGATCGCCACCGGATACCGGTCCTTGGGTATGAGATTCCGGTAGGCCTCCATGACGGCATGGTGGATGATTCGATCCCTCACAAAACGACGATTTACATAGAAATAGAATCCCTTGGAATTGGGGCGGGTGAATGCCGGATCGCTCAGATAACCCTCAATCTCGACAGAATCCATCCTTACCTTCACCCGACGCAGAGCCCTGTAGACCTCCCTGCCCAGGAGGACCCCGATACGTTCCAATCTCTCCCCTGTTGGTGGAATATCGAGCACCTGCCTGTCGTTATGAAACAGCTTGAAATGAATCCCACACTCGGCCAGGGCGATTCGGACAACCACCTCCGTGATACGGGAGAACTCCGTGGCCACGGACCGCTGGAACTTCCTTCGGGCAGGGGTATTGAAGAAAAGATCCTCCACCGTAATATCCGTTCCCCCCCGGCACCCGGTCTCGCGGACCTCCTTGACCTGCCCGGCTTCAAGGAGGATCTCGGTGCCGATCAGGGACCGGTGCTCTCTGGTGACCATCCTCACTCTGGAAACCGAAGCGATGCTCGGCAGGGCCTCTCCCCTGAACCCGAGTGTACTGACCCTTTCCAGATCATCGCTCACTCTGATCTTGCTCGTTGCGTGTCTCTGAAAAGCCGTAAGGGCATCCTCCCTCTCCATGCCCGTTCCATCGTCCACGACCCGGATACTACGGAGCCCTCCACTCCTTGCATGGATAAGAATCTCCCTCGCCTCCGCATCGACGGCATTCTCAACGAGTTCCTTAACGACAGAGGCCGGCCTCTCGACGACCTCCCCTGCAGCGATGCGGTTCACCACTTCGCCGGAAAGGACTTGGATCTTCTGGGCCATGGCAAACCTCTGTATATGTGAATATCGAATCCCCGCCTCTAAGCCTCGACTCTCCAGAGCCGTTCGATCGAGCGACGATGGCCGGAACCCTAACCTATTCAAACCTCGCGACAGGATAGCCGAAGGTCGCCTCAAGAGAGGCGAGCAAAGCGGAAGAGGGATCGACCTTTATGGGAAGACGGATCACGGTTTCACCCTTGCTGGGCACGATCAGGTGGAGGAAGGCCGTGCTCTCTCCCTGGTTCTCCAGCAGGATCTTCTTCAAATCCACCAGCTCATTCCGCCCGATCCCCGGGCTCTTCAGAATGAAATGGACCTTGGAGACGCGAGTCCTCTCATTCTGGGAGAGGGGCAAAACCTGGGAAGCCTTGATCTTGGGATTCTCATCCTCCATATCCAGAATTCCACGGACCACCACCGGGCCGTCCGCTCTAAGATACTGCAGGCTTGCCTTGAAAACATCGGGGAAGAGAATCACCTCCACAAAGCCCTTCATATCTTCCAGGGAGAGAAAGGCCATGCGGTCCCCTTTTCTGGTTTGAATCTCCTTGATGGAGTTCACCACCCCGCAGACACTCACCTCACTGCCGTTCTGCCGTTCCAGAATACTGACCGTGTCATCCTGGCCGTAGCGCCTGATCTCATCCTCAAAACGGGCAAGGGGGTGGCTGGTAATGTAGAAACCGACCGCCTCCTTCTCGAAAGCCAGCCGCTGATTTTCAGGCCACTCGTCGATTTCTGGAAGGAGCCCTTCCCCATCCTCCTTCGAACCTCCGCCTTCCATTTGAGGGAATATCCCCATCTGCCTGCTCTCCCTTGCTCTTTGGAGACTCTGGCCCCGGTCTACGGCCTCATCAAGGACCGCCATCATCCGAGCCCGAGCCAGTCCCGTGAAGTCGAAAGCGCCGCTCTTTATCAGACTCTCCAGGACCCGTTTGTTGACCCTCCGCAGATCGACCCGGCCGCAGAAATCGAAGATGGAAAGAAAATTCCCCCCTCTTTCTCTCTCTGTCAGAATCGATTCGATGGACCCGGTCCCCACGTTCTTGATAGCCGCCAGGCCAAAACGGATCCGGTCGCCTACGATCGTAAAATCCCTCCAGCTCTCGTTCACATCCGGGGGAAGGACCTCTATCTTCATATCCCGGCATTCGGCGATGTACTTGACGATCTTGTCGGTGGTGTCCACTTCGCTCGTCAACAGAGCAGCCATGAATTCCACGGGGTAGTGGGCCTTCAAGTACGCGGTCTGGAAGGCGATGAGGGCATAGGCGGCGCTGTGGGACTTATTGAACCCGTATTCGGCAAACTTGGCCATGAGCTCAAAGATTCTTTCGGCCTTCTCGGGGCTGATTCTCTTCTTCCGGGCACCCTCCATAAACTTCTCTCGTTGTTTCGCCATTTCGGCGGGTATCTTCTTACCCATGGCCCGCCGAAGCCCGTCTGCATCTCCAAGGCTGAAATCAGCCAGGAGAGTGGCAATCTTCATTACCTGTTCCTGGTAGACAATAACCCCGTAAGTTTCTCCCAGTACCTCTTCGAGTTCGGGGAGCACATACTCTGCTGCCTCGGCCCCGTGCCTCCGCCTGATGAAGTCGTCCACCATCCCGCTGCCCAGGGGGCCGGGCCGGTACAGGGCCACCAGGGCTATTATGTCTTCAAATGTCTCGGGCTTGAGCTTGACCAGGAGCTCCTTCATCCCCGGGCTCTCAAGCTGAAACACCCCGTTGGTGGCCCCGGAGCCGAGAAGCTCGTAGGTCTTTGAATCGGCAAGATCGATCGATTCGAGCTTGAAGCCTGGATCCCTGTGCCTTCTCACCGCCTCTTCGGCTTTGTGCAACACGGTAAGGGTCTTCAACCCTAGAAAATCGAACTTGATCAAACCGATCTTCTCTATATCCTTCATCGAATACTGGGTAATCACCTCACCGTTCTGCCCCCGGTAGAGGGGAAGGTATTCCCTCAAGGGTCTGTTGGAAATGACGACACCCGCAGCATGGGTGGAAGCATGCCTCGTCAGTCCCTCCAGCGCAAGGCCTATGGAGATGAGGTTTCGCACCTGTTCGTCCTTCTCTTCCATCTCCCTCAGAGCCGGTTCCTGGTCCAGTGCCTGTCGGAGGGTTATGTTGAGCGTATTGGGGATGAGTTTGGCTATTCGATCCACCTCACTGTAGGGCATGTCCAGAGCACGGCCAACATCCCGAACCACCGCCTTTGCCTGCATTTTTCCGAAGGTGATGATCTGGGCCACGTTATCCTTGCCGTATTTCTCGGTCACATACTGGATCACCTCATCCCTTCGTTCCATACAGAAATCGACGTCCACATCGGGCATACTGATCCGCTCGGGGTTGAGAAACCGCTCAAAGAGAAGACCGTATCGCAGGGGATCGATATCGGTGATCTTCAAAGCAAAGGCCACCAGGCTGCCCGCTGCCGACCCCCGCCCAGGTCCGACTGGGATGCCCCTCTCCTTGGCGAAGTTGATGAAATCTGCAACGATGAGAAAATATCCCGCAAACCCCATCGACTTGATGATCTCCAGCTCCTTTTCAAGGCGGGTCCAGTACTTGTCGTGAGGTTCTGGAATGCGGTGCAAGCGTTCCCTGAGACCATCCCTGGAGCGCTCATCGAGATAGAGATTGAGAGATTTACCCTCGGGCGGCGTAAACCGCGGGAATTTGTACTCGCCGAATCTCAACTCGAGGTTGCACTGGTCGGCAATCCGCAGCGTGTTTTCCAGAGCCTCCGGGTACCCGGAAAAGAGCTCCCCCATCTCCTCGGCCGACTTGAAATAGAACTCTTCAGAGGAGAGTTTCATACGATCCTCATCATTGATCGTCTTTCCCGTCTGGATACAGAGGAGGACGTCGTGGGCCCTGGCGTCTTCCCTGCTCAGATAGTGGCAGTCATTGGTCGCAACAAGGGGGATTCCGAGTCTCTCTCCGATTTCGGCAATTCCCTCATTGATGCGCCTCTGGCCCTCCACCCTGTTATCCTGAATCTCCAGGAAAAAACGCTCACCAAAGATCTCCCTGTACTGTTGTGCCGTCCTGACGGCACCCTCCATGTCGTTGTTAAGGATGGACAGGGATATCTCTCCCTTCATGCATCCGCTCAGGGCAAAGAGACCCTCCTGGTACCGGCCGAGGAGCTCCTTGTCCACTCTGGGCTTGTAGTAGAAACCCTCAAGGTGGGCCAGGCTGACCAGCTGTGCCAGGTTGTGGTATCCTGTTCTGTTCTTCGCAAGCAGGGTCAGATGATAGGGTTTTTCCATTCCCGGTTTTTTTTCGTGACGGCTGCCTGGTGCCACGTAGACCTCACAACCGATTATGGGTTTAACGCCCTTCTGAATCGCCTTCTGATAGAACTCGATTGCCCCGAACATGTTCCCGTGGTCCGTGAGGGCAAGGGAATCCATCTTAAACTGGCGGGCCCTATCGAGGAGATCCCCAAAACGGATAGCTCCGTCCAGGAGACTATACTGACTGTGTACATGGAGATGGACAAAATTCGATCGCTTCATGATCGTGCCGCCGCTCACTCCCATTCAATAGTACTGGGAGGTTTTGAACTCAGGTCATAGACCACCCGGTTTATCCCTTTCACCTCGTTGACGATCCGGTTTGAAAGGGTTCCCAGCAGCTCGTAAGGAAGGCGGACCCAGTCCGCTGTCATACCGTCCACGCTGCTCACCACCCGAAGAGCGATGACGTGCTCATAGGTTCTCGAATCCCCCATGACACCCACTGTCCGAACGGGCAGCAATACGGCGAAGGCTTGCCAGATCTCACCAGAGAGGGGCGACTTAGCTATCTCCTCCGTAACTATGGCATCGGCCTCTCTCAGGATCCGGAGTCTCTCACGGTCGACTTCCCCGATTATCCTCACGGCCAGCCCGGGGCCTGGAAAGGGCTGCCGACCCACGATCTCTTCCGGGATTCCGAGTTCCCGCCCCACCTGTCTCACTTCGTCCTTGAAAAGCTCACGGAGGGGTTCGAGGAGCCTCAGGTTCAGCTTGTCCGGAAGTCCCCCAACATTATGATGACTCTTTATGCGGGCAGACGGTCCCTTGAAGGAGACACTCTCGATAACATCCGGATAGAGGGTCCCCTGAGCCAGGAATCGAACATTTCCGTATCTCTGCGCCTCCCGTTCAAAGAGGAACACGAATTCGTTCCCGATGATTCTTCTCTTCTCCTCCGGGTCGGAGACACCCCTGAGCTTTGCAAGGAAGAGATCTTCCGCATCCACGGCCCGAAGGTTCAGATGCATGCGGTTCCGGAAGACCGCTATCACGCTCTCGGCCTCCCCTTTTCTCAGAAGACCGTTGTTCACGAAAATACAGACCGATCGATCGCCGATCGCACGATGCAAGAGAACCGCTACAACCGAAGAGTCCACCCCTCCGCTTAGAGCACATATCACCCTGTCAGGGCCAACCCTGTTCCGGATCTCCTCCACGGTTCTCCTGACAAAGGATTCCATGCTCCAAGACGGCTCGCAGTGGCAGATCTCGAAGAGAAAATTTCTGAGCATCGCCGTGCCATGGGAGGTATGGGCCACCTCTGGATGAAACTGCAGGCCGTAAATCCTCCGCCGGGTGCTTCCAAAAGCGGCAATCGGGCAGTTTTCGGAATGAGCAAGTCCCTCGAACCCCTCTGGAAGGGCCTCAACATGATCCCCGTGGCTCATCCAAACGGAGACCTCTCTATCGGACCCCTCCGAGAAGATTCCCCGAAACAGATCGACCTCCTTGTCTATGGTCACCTTGGCCTGGCCATACTCCCTCCTGGGTGAGGCAGCCACTCTACCCCCCAAAAGATGGGCCGTAAGCTGCATCCCGTAGCAGATTCCCAGAATGGGTACCCCCATCTCCAAAACGGAAGGGTCACACCGTGGGGCCTCCGGCTCATAGATACTCGCCGGCCCTCCTGACAGAACGATCCCCTTTGGGCAGAAAGCCTCTATCTCTGCCCTTGATACGTCGAAGGGACGGATCTCGCAGTATACCTTCAGCTCTCTGATCCGTCGAGCGATCAGCTGTGTGTACTGAGAGCCGAAGTCGAGAATAAGGATCCTGTCCCCTTCCGGACCCATGGAACCACCTCTTTCCTATTCGCCATCCCTCGCCAGCCGAGCCGGCAAAACCATCCGCCCAGACATCGGCCCTCCCAGAAGAAACTCTGTTCCGGCCGTTGCTGCCCGGGGGTGGATCTCACTCAAGTTTATCAGCTACCCGGCGAATCGGTCAAGCAGGGGGCAGGCAAAGGGTATTCTTCCTTCCAGGGAAACAGCCAGCACGCCGAGGGCCGCCCGTCTTGACTTCTGACGCCCCCTAAAATATACTATAAGTGTGCGAAAAATTTGGTTTTTGGAGGAGCAACCTCAATTAGAATCTACGGCAACGCTACAGGTCTAAAGCCCAGTCAAATCGACAGAATCCAGCGCCTCTACCGACGGAAAATTCACCCCGACAAGGTCATCTCTCCAGAGGCTGCCCGTTTCCTCTCGGAAGTATCCCTAGAGATAGGGCGGCAAGTTGGCATCCTAGTAAACCGGAGAGGTACGGTCGAATACGTAATTGTAGGAGATCAAAAGGGGATCCTGATCCCGGATCTTTCCCGCCACAGAGGTGGTCCTAATCGGCTGAGGGGACTCCGGTGTATCCACACCCATCTGCGGGGTGAAGGATTGACAGACGATGACTTGACCGATCTTGCCCTTCTCCGCTTGGATCTCATGACCGCCCTTGCCGTCGATGCAAACGGCGGATCGCGGCGCATGGAGGTTGGCCACCTACTGGCCGACAATCCCAGAGGAGAGCGCTGGGCCGTATCGTCCTACCCGTCACCCAGCCAATGCGACATCGAGTTCCTGAGCTTCATAGGTTCCCTGGAGGACGAGTTCCGGAGGTCGCAGGGGCTCAGCGGCTCCCCTAGAGACGGTGAGAGGGCTCTTCTCGTAGGGGTTCATAGGAAGTCCAGGCACCGTGCAGAAGAATCGATGGAGGAGTTGAAGGATCTTGCCCGGAGCAGCGGAGTGACCGTGGTAGATTGTGTGATTCAGCGTCCCCATGAGCTCGATTTTCGCTTCCTCATCGGCAGGGGGAAGTTGAAAGACCTCGTGATTCGGTGCAACCAGTTGGGAGTCGATCTGATCATATTCGACAACGATCTGACACCGACTCAGGCAGCCGCCATCGCCGACTTTGTCGAGGTCAGGGTGATCGACCGAACCCAGTTGATCCTGGACATTTTCGCACAGAGAGCCAAGAGCCCGGACGGGAAGGTGCAGGTTGAACTGGCCCAATTGAGGTATCTCCTGCCCCGCCTCTCGGGCAAGAGCACAGCTTTCTCACGGCTGGCCGGGGGAATCGGAGGGAGAGGTCCTGGAGAGACCAAGCTCGAGATCGACAGACGCCGGGTCCGGGATCGAATCCACGCCCTGGAAAAGAGGCTTAATCTTCTCTCCAGGGCGAGAAACCAGAGACGTTCCAAACGGCTGCGGAACGGAATCCCCATCCTTTCCATTATCGGCTATACAAACGCGGGTAAGTCGACTCTTCTCAACAGCCTCACAAACAGCCATGTTGCGGTCGAAGACCGGCTCTTTGCCACCCTCGATACTGCTACGAGAAGACTCCGCTTTCCCAGAGACCGGGACGTCATCGTTACAGATACGGTGGGTTTTATACGGGACCTGCCCCCTGATCTTATAGGGGCGTTTCGCGCCACTCTGGATGAGCTCAGAGACGCCGACCTGCTGATCCATCTCGTCGATATCAGTAATCCCCGGTTTGAGGAACATATCCGTTCTGTACAAAAGATCCTCGCCGACCTGGATCTCATGCACCTCCCGAGGCTTCTGGTTCTGAACAAGGAGGATTTGGTGGGTGAGGACCTGGTTCGAAACGTGTGCCACCGCTTCGGTGGAATCCCGATTTCGGCGGTCCGCCGGTCCACCCTTCCCCGCCTTCTAACCGCAATCGAGGAGAGGCTTTGGAGGCCCCCTCGCCATAGCAACGATGAATACGAGAGGGGAAGTTCCCTGAGGTCCGAACGCCACGGGGACGCGTCGTTGACAAAGCCGAACCCCTTTGATATATGATTTCCAAAAAGAGGGCTGTTTCTGCCCCTCCAGAGGAGGGTGAGCAAGGCCCGATGTGAGTTGGATCCAAAGGTATGCTCAATATTTGAGAAAAATCGGAACCGACAGGTTCCCTTTTTTGTATTGAAAAGGGAAAAGGAGGGAAGAGATGAGAGAGTTTCCCGAATACCTGACTTTTGACGATGTTCTGATCCTGCCGGGCAAGTCCTCGGTTCTGCCCAAGGACGTGGATGTTTCGACCTATCTGACCCGGGAGATCCGCCTCAACATCCCCCTGATCAGTGCGGCTATGGACACGGTGACAGAGTCAAGAACGGCCATTCGCATGGCTCAGGAGGGCGGACTAGGAATCATCCACAGGAACATGACCATAGATCGCCAGGCAGCAGAGGTCGACCAGGTGAAGAAGTATGAGAGCGGGATTATCGTGGATCCGATCACCATGCACCCTGATCAGAAGATCTATGAGGCCCTGGAGGTTATGAAGACCCACGGCATCTCCGGACTTCCCATCACGGTCGGCAAGAAGCTGGTCGGGATCTTGACGAACCGTGACCTCCGATTCGAAACACGGCTCGATCAAAAGATTTCCACTGTCATGACACACGAGAATCTGATCACCGTGCCAATGGGCACCACTCTTGAAGACGCAAAGAAGATCCTCCATGAGAACCGCATCGAGAAGCTCCTGGTGGTTGACGAGAAGAACAACCTGAAGGGCCTAATTACCATAAAGGACATTGAGAAGAGAAGGAAATACCCGAACTCCTGTAAGGACGAACTCGGGAGGTTGCGAGTGGGGGCCGCCGTGGGTATAGGGAAGGACAGGGAGGCGAGAACCGAGGCTCTTGTCAAGGCGGGCATCGACGTGCTGGTGCTCGATTCTGCCCACGGGCACAGCAGGAACGTGCTTGAGGCGGTGAGGGCCATTAAGGAGGACTATCCGGGTGTCCAACTGATTGCCGGCAACGTAGCGACGGAGGAAGGTGCGCGCGACTTGATCGAGGCTGGGGCCGATGCCGTGAAGGTGGGCATCGGGCCAGGATCCATCTGTACGACCCGAGTCGTGGCCGGGATAGGAGTCCCTCAATTGAGTGCCCTTATGGCTGCGGCGAGTGCTGCCGAGCCCCTCGGAATTCCCATAATCGCCGATGGGGGCATAAAGTTTTCTGGGGATCTCACCAAGGCCCTCGCCTCAGGGGCGAGTTGTGCCATGATCGGAAACCTCTTTGCCGGAACCGATGAGAGCCCGGGCGAGATGGTTCTGTACCAAGGCCGGTCCTACAAGGTCTACAGGGGTATGGGATCCGTGGAGGCCATGAAACAGGGTGGCCGAGACAGGTACTTTCAGGAAGACGAAATGGGATCCAAGCTCGTTCCCGAAGGTATCGAGGGAAGGGTACCCTACCGGGGATCCCTTTCCTCGTGCATCCATCAGCTGGTCGGCGGATTGAAGTCCGGGATGGGGTATGTGGGCTGCGACGATATCGAAAGCCTGAGGAAGAAGGCAAAGTTCAT
It contains:
- a CDS encoding sigma-54-dependent Fis family transcriptional regulator, producing the protein IQDREFTRVGGTEPIRVVVRIISATNKDIEEAVRKGEFREDLFYRLNVIHLRLPNLRERKDDIPLLAQNFLNLFSAELGKDIRQISPDAMKLLMNYDYPGNVRELQNMIERAVALESSNVLTPQNLSSYIDEQRDMARMDIDLEIPREGIDLEQVVENLERTLLLKALQKTRGIKKRAAELLHINFRSMRYRLEKYGIDNPDDS
- the mutL gene encoding DNA mismatch repair endonuclease MutL, with the protein product MAQKIQVLSGEVVNRIAAGEVVERPASVVKELVENAVDAEAREILIHARSGGLRSIRVVDDGTGMEREDALTAFQRHATSKIRVSDDLERVSTLGFRGEALPSIASVSRVRMVTREHRSLIGTEILLEAGQVKEVRETGCRGGTDITVEDLFFNTPARRKFQRSVATEFSRITEVVVRIALAECGIHFKLFHNDRQVLDIPPTGERLERIGVLLGREVYRALRRVKVRMDSVEIEGYLSDPAFTRPNSKGFYFYVNRRFVRDRIIHHAVMEAYRNLIPKDRYPVAILFLDVPFWNVDANVHPTKIEVRFRSTDLIHRGVIGLSHGLPGQRRGPPAVPLPAGLGEHRADSLAVAEPAFVYGPVPGAEPQEAKVDSRAPDGGLFSSTKTSLRILGQIGKTYLVCESSGGLILVDQHAAHERIVFERLKRDAEGGIPEVQTLLFPETVELSPAEWEGANRYFSDLKRIGFDLEPFGHNTVAIKSVPSILSRSDSRRIVSDILRGLAQEEARGGEAAFETVLKVAACHGAIRAGQVLSHEEMTRLVEEMEKEGFFFTCPHGRPACLEIGLPELARRFKRSS
- the dnaE gene encoding DNA polymerase III subunit alpha, with the translated sequence MKRSNFVHLHVHSQYSLLDGAIRFGDLLDRARQFKMDSLALTDHGNMFGAIEFYQKAIQKGVKPIIGCEVYVAPGSRHEKKPGMEKPYHLTLLAKNRTGYHNLAQLVSLAHLEGFYYKPRVDKELLGRYQEGLFALSGCMKGEISLSILNNDMEGAVRTAQQYREIFGERFFLEIQDNRVEGQRRINEGIAEIGERLGIPLVATNDCHYLSREDARAHDVLLCIQTGKTINDEDRMKLSSEEFYFKSAEEMGELFSGYPEALENTLRIADQCNLELRFGEYKFPRFTPPEGKSLNLYLDERSRDGLRERLHRIPEPHDKYWTRLEKELEIIKSMGFAGYFLIVADFINFAKERGIPVGPGRGSAAGSLVAFALKITDIDPLRYGLLFERFLNPERISMPDVDVDFCMERRDEVIQYVTEKYGKDNVAQIITFGKMQAKAVVRDVGRALDMPYSEVDRIAKLIPNTLNITLRQALDQEPALREMEEKDEQVRNLISIGLALEGLTRHASTHAAGVVISNRPLREYLPLYRGQNGEVITQYSMKDIEKIGLIKFDFLGLKTLTVLHKAEEAVRRHRDPGFKLESIDLADSKTYELLGSGATNGVFQLESPGMKELLVKLKPETFEDIIALVALYRPGPLGSGMVDDFIRRRHGAEAAEYVLPELEEVLGETYGVIVYQEQVMKIATLLADFSLGDADGLRRAMGKKIPAEMAKQREKFMEGARKKRISPEKAERIFELMAKFAEYGFNKSHSAAYALIAFQTAYLKAHYPVEFMAALLTSEVDTTDKIVKYIAECRDMKIEVLPPDVNESWRDFTIVGDRIRFGLAAIKNVGTGSIESILTERERGGNFLSIFDFCGRVDLRRVNKRVLESLIKSGAFDFTGLARARMMAVLDEAVDRGQSLQRARESRQMGIFPQMEGGGSKEDGEGLLPEIDEWPENQRLAFEKEAVGFYITSHPLARFEDEIRRYGQDDTVSILERQNGSEVSVCGVVNSIKEIQTRKGDRMAFLSLEDMKGFVEVILFPDVFKASLQYLRADGPVVVRGILDMEDENPKIKASQVLPLSQNERTRVSKVHFILKSPGIGRNELVDLKKILLENQGESTAFLHLIVPSKGETVIRLPIKVDPSSALLASLEATFGYPVARFE
- the guaA gene encoding glutamine-hydrolyzing GMP synthase; amino-acid sequence: MGPEGDRILILDFGSQYTQLIARRIRELKVYCEIRPFDVSRAEIEAFCPKGIVLSGGPASIYEPEAPRCDPSVLEMGVPILGICYGMQLTAHLLGGRVAASPRREYGQAKVTIDKEVDLFRGIFSEGSDREVSVWMSHGDHVEALPEGFEGLAHSENCPIAAFGSTRRRIYGLQFHPEVAHTSHGTAMLRNFLFEICHCEPSWSMESFVRRTVEEIRNRVGPDRVICALSGGVDSSVVAVLLHRAIGDRSVCIFVNNGLLRKGEAESVIAVFRNRMHLNLRAVDAEDLFLAKLRGVSDPEEKRRIIGNEFVFLFEREAQRYGNVRFLAQGTLYPDVIESVSFKGPSARIKSHHNVGGLPDKLNLRLLEPLRELFKDEVRQVGRELGIPEEIVGRQPFPGPGLAVRIIGEVDRERLRILREADAIVTEEIAKSPLSGEIWQAFAVLLPVRTVGVMGDSRTYEHVIALRVVSSVDGMTADWVRLPYELLGTLSNRIVNEVKGINRVVYDLSSKPPSTIEWE
- the hflX gene encoding GTPase HflX, with amino-acid sequence MRIYGNATGLKPSQIDRIQRLYRRKIHPDKVISPEAARFLSEVSLEIGRQVGILVNRRGTVEYVIVGDQKGILIPDLSRHRGGPNRLRGLRCIHTHLRGEGLTDDDLTDLALLRLDLMTALAVDANGGSRRMEVGHLLADNPRGERWAVSSYPSPSQCDIEFLSFIGSLEDEFRRSQGLSGSPRDGERALLVGVHRKSRHRAEESMEELKDLARSSGVTVVDCVIQRPHELDFRFLIGRGKLKDLVIRCNQLGVDLIIFDNDLTPTQAAAIADFVEVRVIDRTQLILDIFAQRAKSPDGKVQVELAQLRYLLPRLSGKSTAFSRLAGGIGGRGPGETKLEIDRRRVRDRIHALEKRLNLLSRARNQRRSKRLRNGIPILSIIGYTNAGKSTLLNSLTNSHVAVEDRLFATLDTATRRLRFPRDRDVIVTDTVGFIRDLPPDLIGAFRATLDELRDADLLIHLVDISNPRFEEHIRSVQKILADLDLMHLPRLLVLNKEDLVGEDLVRNVCHRFGGIPISAVRRSTLPRLLTAIEERLWRPPRHSNDEYERGSSLRSERHGDASLTKPNPFDI
- the guaB gene encoding IMP dehydrogenase; the encoded protein is MREFPEYLTFDDVLILPGKSSVLPKDVDVSTYLTREIRLNIPLISAAMDTVTESRTAIRMAQEGGLGIIHRNMTIDRQAAEVDQVKKYESGIIVDPITMHPDQKIYEALEVMKTHGISGLPITVGKKLVGILTNRDLRFETRLDQKISTVMTHENLITVPMGTTLEDAKKILHENRIEKLLVVDEKNNLKGLITIKDIEKRRKYPNSCKDELGRLRVGAAVGIGKDREARTEALVKAGIDVLVLDSAHGHSRNVLEAVRAIKEDYPGVQLIAGNVATEEGARDLIEAGADAVKVGIGPGSICTTRVVAGIGVPQLSALMAAASAAEPLGIPIIADGGIKFSGDLTKALASGASCAMIGNLFAGTDESPGEMVLYQGRSYKVYRGMGSVEAMKQGGRDRYFQEDEMGSKLVPEGIEGRVPYRGSLSSCIHQLVGGLKSGMGYVGCDDIESLRKKAKFIRVTPSGLRESHVHRVIITKEAPNYRVE